ATCTTCCTTTCACTTTACAATTGTTCTCTTTAGCTTTGTTCAATCAGCAATTTGACCCTATcaataagtttttaatttcaaagattctgtgttttatttctagAAGATTTTCATGGTTCTTTTCCAAACCTgcttgttgtttttaaaataatatctttatctttctttaggtttccatttcttcttttatccctgtaataatttttaaaactttagttgATATTAAAATCTTCTTTTATATCAAATCCTAAAGATGCTGCTCTATAAGtttatctcattcattcatgctGTATTTTTCCTGACATATTTTATACTATTTAATGTGCTCTATCTATAAGAAGATGTTCAAGACATAGTAGTCAATGGAAAACCAGATTACAAACTTCCATGATCCAActtgttgtgtatatatatatatgtaactaatATTTCTAAGTTTGATTTATGTTGCCATTTTGcatgtctatttttatattaaatattcatagcctatttaaataaagaaataataaaagataaaagtaaaaaattttaagttagcACTTAAGAATTGTTGCTCTACCGTActcattatttcctctttttaaattgagatatacttgatttacaatgttttgttagcttctggtgtacagcatagtgattcagttatgcacatatatatactttttttcatgttccctttcattataggttattacaagctattgaatatagttccctgtgctacacagcaggatcttgttgtttatctgttttctatatagtagtttgaatctgctaatcccaaactctgatTTACCactcccctctttctcctttggtaaccataactttgttttctatgtctgtgagtctgttttgttttgtaaataaatttgtttatgtcactgttttagattccacatataagtgatatcatatgatatttatctttctctgacttacttcacatactatgataacctctaggtccagccccatattcatttttctccattgtatagccTTGCCTTCTTTCACATATTCATTTTTAGTATGACTATGATAACTATAAAACTTTTCACAGAGAAATGTCAGAACACAACAAAGTTATTCCTCCCCAGCCAAGCCTGGAAGACACCCCAACAGAGATATCCAGAGTCCAAACAAATTTTTTACCACCATCCTTTCTCAATCAAGTGTTTCAGATTATTTAATGCAGAGAAGCCTCCGTAGTGCCTGATGAACCTCCTTATTCCTCAGGGTGTAAATCACAGGATTGAAGAGAGGGGTGACCACAGTGTAGAGCAGGGCAAAGACCTtggagaggagctgggagtggACAGCCGAGGGTGCAATGTACAACACCATGAGAGTTCCATAGAATGTGGACACTACAGCTAGGTGGGAGGAGCACGTGGAGAAAGCCTTTCGTCTGCTGGCCCCAGCAGGAACTCTCAGAACAGCCAGCACGATGCGGGCATAAGATGTCAGGGTCAGTCCAAAGGGAACAGTGAGGCAGACCACAGAGAGAATGAATGTTGTCATCTGGGCTGCACTGGGATCTGAGCAGGCCAGGCTCATCAAAGGCATAAAGTCACAGTAAAAGTGGTCAATGTGGTTGAGGCCACAGAATCTCAATTGAGCCATTAGGGCCACAACCAGTCCATCTACCATGAAGCCCGAGAGCCAGGCTATGACCACCAGCCCCAAGCACCATTTGGGCCCCATCAGGAGTGGGTAGCGGAGTGGGTAGCAGATTGCCAGGTAGCGATCATATGCCATGACAGCCAGCAGGAAGCATTCAGCAGTGGCTAGAGAACCAAAGATAAAGAACTGGAGCAAGCAGCCAGCCACCGAGATGGctgcctcctgcaggaagccctccAACATTTTTGGCACCACTGTGGAAGTATAGAGGATCTCCAGGAAGGACAGATTAGccaggaagaaatacatgggtGTGTGGAGCCTCTCAGAGCTAACCACTGCCACAATGATGAGCATGTTCCCTGCAATGATGGAGGCGTAGGTGAGCGTGAACACAATAAAGAAAGGGAGACTCAGTTCAGCTACGTCATAGAAACCAAGAAGGACAAACTCAGTAATAGTCTGGTTGCCAATGGAGACAATTTCCATGAGGATCATCCAAGTTTCTGCTTGGCAGTGATTAAGGGAGAAATTTTAGTGCATCTTTGTATCTTCTGCACCAATCCTGAGGTAAGTAGAGCTACgatgaaaaagataaaagtgaGTCTCCAAAACAAGAATCATCTACACAAGTCCTCATCTGTCCCCCTTTATAGTTGCTTACACCTTTTCCAACTCCTGTTCTTCCCTGCATTCCTTAATTGTGCATATTCTTGAAGCCCCAAGAGAATTTATTCAAACTCATCATTTCAGTCTTCAGAGCCCTTTAACTTAATAGTTCAATGTAACACTTTTATGATACAATAAATTTCACCATCCTAGTCTGTACAACCAGCCATAGAGCCTTTCTCATGAGCAACAGTGTAATACCCTCCCAATGCCTGTAAGACATGTTCTATCAACTCAAAATTGGCCTGATCACAACCAGCTCCAATGCGAGTGGTTTGAAAACTCCACCTGATACCCAAGCTTGCTATATTATAGTCATCTTTATCTTAGTACTATCTCTCATTCCTCATACCCCAATCCGTGAAATCTTATCAATTGTTGCTTGGAAAATGCCTATATATTCCCTCTTCACTGTCGCACCATTAATCTCACAACCTCTTTGCAACTATCTTAGCACACTTGCTCTCTGTGTAGCCTTCTAGTCTCCAGATTGATTGCCCTCTCccatctcaaaataattttaaatactagTTTCATCAAATCATTCCAAGATTTTGTAGTGCAAATGTGATAAATCATAACATTGAGAAAAGTGTAGATGCTGTGGGAGCAGAGAGATCAAACACagactgggagaggaggagggtgtgaGAATAGAGGTCAGAGAAGGCTCCCTGAAGAAGATAGTTGTAGGCTGTTTTGGAGGACAGATAAGAGTTGGCCAGGCAAAGGACAGGCATATAAGCATAGCATTCCAGGCAGGAGAGACATAAGTGAAAGCAAAGATGTGTAATTGAGTTCTTGAAGAGCTAAAAAATGGATCTGTGTACCTGCAAGGAAGATCTCATATGCTATCTGAAGGGACCTGtgtgttttatattaaaaacaatgaggATACATTAAATGATTGGAAGCAGAGGGGAAAGGTACagaaaaaatgcagattttcctgtgtgtctgtgtgtgtgtgtagtaaaataaaaaaatctgctAGCAGAATTTGTGAAAATATGGTTGCCATCTGTTtgggagtgttttgttttgttttgttcctttaagtggaggtactgaacccagggcctcatccatgctaagcacacactctaccgctgagctgtatcTATTTCCACTCTTGGGAGTGTTTTAAAGGTTCACTGATATGAAAACTATTTTCAAGTTATACCATAATCCTGGCGTTTCAGACTACCACATTCCCTTCTATTTTTGAAAGgactggggaagtggggagaaagaggaaggtaaAGAGGAGGTAGTAGGATGTGAGTATTGTAGAGAAATGGGGAAGACATTGCAACAGCAGGGTTAAGTGGGTAAGAGGCCATCATTCCCTTGCAAGCAGAGAAGACCATGGACTAGGGGAAGAAGCTGAATTTCGAATTGGAAGACTCCAAGGAATGCAGGACGAGTTTGAAATCAAGACAAAATTTACTGTACTATCTggtaggaaaatgaaaacagtgcaAAATATGTGtccattttctgaaaaacaacCAATCACAGACTCAACCCTATAAAGGTGAAAGTTATAGCGTGGATCCCTCCAAGTTATCAtcatttctggaaaagaaattcgAAGTacattccaagaaaaaaatatttgaagaaatatagaCCAAACTAACCAATTTTAATTTAGCTTTGAAAAATGAGGACAAACTTATTCTCATATATTTTGCAATGTCTGCTAAGCTGGTTCTTTTTATAAACAGGaaacaatagtaaataaattctggtttagtttgaatttttaatctgCTCTCTTCAAGGCTCTTTGGCATTTACTCTAAAATAAGGCAGAAATATATAGtaaagaaaattgtaaagaaaacaaCTTGAGTTTAAGTGTATCCCACAAGTTTTGTTATCCCACAAAAAAAGTAGGAGGATAAATTCccaccatgaaaataaaaaatgtatgaGGATGTCCTACTCCATAATATACTCCAACTGAAACTGTTCTCGTGAATATCTGCTGCTCTTCATCTCCAGGAGAGATGAGATACAAGAAATAAGCTGGGATGCAGCCAGAAGGACTCAAATTCTGCTTCTTACTGATTCAGTGGGAGACACTGCAGCACTACGATTCTGGAGGAAGATGGCAGCATTTCCTTAAATGTCTTTGAAAAAGAGACTTTTTGCCTCTCTGGCTTAGATGAAACGTGTTACTGATCAGAGGAGAAAACTCCATAAAGAACAATTCTTTAGCTTCTTTTCAAGGATCTGTGAACTAAGCTGTGAACCATTATACAAAAATAGGAAACTCACCTGCAATAGCAatactaaagggaaaaaagaaaaccttaagaGATGAAGTCTTCAGAATGCTGAGGCTTCCCACATTCAACTCCTCCCTCCTTGAGCTCAGTCTGAAATAATGTAGGACTTTGATTAGGAATGTCGCATGCGTCACCCTCCACTCCCCAGAGCAATTCTCTCCTCCACTCTCCATCGCCTTTTCTGGCTCCCAGACTCTTCTGGCTTTTCCTTGTAGGTCCTTCCCTTTATCACAAAGGAGGGATGACGATTGCCAAGAGGAGAGAGGCCCCTGAGAACCAATTACTGATTGACTGGAAAGCagccttaaatgaaaaagaaatatcagCCCCCTGAGATACATTTTTCCAGACGAGGTTCCTGAACAGTTGGCTTGACCAAAAATAGGGCAGAAACCAAGAGTCATATGGGAACCCACGTTTCCATCCCCATGAAGGCTAATACTCTCCACCAAGCATCTAATCCCCCAATTTCCAGTCTCTTCCCCAGAACTCATCACAAAATTCTCCTAAGTTCTCTGTAGCATCCCTAAACCACGCCCACCACTAGTGGTCCTCCCAGAAGACTGCTCCCAACCCTCACTCCCTACCCTCCAGCTTTTGGACTCCCTTACCATCCCAGAAAACTATTTCAATTGAGACAGCCCTTACTACGAGAATTTTATAGAGATTATCAAAGCCTTGCCAACGTTGGGCCTGCTTTAATGGGAAGGAATagcctcttccatttttttttatttcttattctttgttttaccCATTTGCATTTGGATCAATTTTCTCATTAATCACAggatttatttctgtatttggtAAAACATTGTCCATTGTTCAATTAGATATAAGCTCCTTTAGCAAACCGCaccttaaaggaaaaataacaccTCGAAAAATTCTCCACACCCAGGCACCAGGAGCACGGACTTTGACAAACCTGAATTCAGTCATGGCTCTACCTTACTCCccataaaacacaaatttatgaAGGGTCTCATTGTCAAGGTCTGAACTGGGGGACATACCATGTCTTGGGTATTTTATACTCTCCCATCATTTCACATATGCTGTTTAATTTTACTTCTCACAGTAATTTCTGTGGTTGATGTAAAAGACCAGATGATAGAATAAAGCTGGAGAGGAGACCACATAACTGAGGACATCTCAAGATCATATGTCTTCTCCTTGCCCAGGTGAGCCACCCAGCTGAATGGAGAGAGCCAGCCGCACACTGGTCACTGATTTTGTCTTCGTGAGATTTTCCAACTCTCCAAGGGTTCAGctgctctttttctccctcttcctcctgatCCACCTCTCATCTCTGGTGGGCAGTGCACTCATTGTGCACACTGCGGCTGTGGATGGGCGCCTCCACACTCCCATGTACCTCTTTATCTGCAATCTCTCCTTAGTAGAGCTCTGGTACACCACGGTGACTGTGCCCAAAATGCCGGCCAATTCTCTAAATTCCCAAGGGGTCATCTCAGGTCTCAGCCACATCAGCCAGTACTACTTCTTCTCTTTGGCCACCGCAGAGCTCTTCATTCTCACCACCATGGCCTTTGATGTGGCACTGCCATCTGCCAACCATTCCTCTACCCACTGCTGCTCAGCCCTCAGACTTGGGGTTCTCTGGCTGGGTCTGCTGGCTTGTGGGATTCCTCTGGCCCATGTTCCCCTCATTCCTTCTTACACAAATCTCCTTCTGCACCCCCAACCAGATCAACTGATGCCAATCAGACTTTCCGCCTTTCTTGCACAGACACGTATGCCATCCAAACAGTGGGCTATGCTTTTAGCACTGTCACTATCCTGGAGGCCCTGGTCTTTACCATGGCTTCCTATGCCCCAGTCCTGACCACAATTCCAGCCATGGCCTCGGCCGCTGCTCGACGCAAGGCCTTTTATACATGTGCAGCCCATCTTTCTGTGGTCACCATCAACTTCAGTACTCTGGTATTCATGTATGTCCCCCACAGTAAAGTATGAGTCAAATGTCCACAAGATTGTGGCTATCTTCTACTCAGTCATCACCCCACTTCTCAGTCCTCTCATCTATACACTCCGTAACAAAGATGTCAAGGAAGCTGTGAAGGTGTTGGTGTCCCAGATCTAAAAAGTGCCTCCCAAACAGGCAGGCAAAGTGAGTGTGccacagaagtcagagaaagcaAAGCTGGTGGAATACTCAACAGAATATAACCCCTAACCATTGACTTTCACCTGTGCAATGTACCTTTTTTAATCATTAAGTTTGTATAGTTGCTTTTTGTGAGTTATCTGTGGCACATTTTAAGTGAAAGAGTTTCTCCTCCTGCTGCCCACTGTGTCTATTAGCTGTCTGTTCCTTCAATTGCTCAGCTTCTCCAGAAAGCAGATAATCTCACGTCAATATAAGTGCAGAGAAATGGCACAGGCTTTGCGGTCCGCGCATCTGGGTTGGAAACCAGCTCCCCACTTGTTACCATCAGCTAAGTAAGCCAATAAGACTTCTGCAGAGATAACACCAAAGAACATCGAATCTTTTTTACTTTCCTCGGAGGGAAGTTCTGATGTTCAATTGACCTAATAACACATAAAGCAATAAACAAGTGTTGGTTTATTTGATTACATTAGCCTCCATCAACCATAATTACAAAGATCAGACTTGACTTCTGCCAACATACTTATTTTTTCACAATGTAATTTTTTCCTATCATAAAGGCAAAGCATGTTCATTACAAAGAAGTCAAATATTAAAGAATTGCATGGCATAAAAGTATGAATCTATCCTCtattttaatcaagaaaatgatTTTCAGTAGTATCCATGATGGtgactgcaggatcttcaactaaaagactttttttttattcctgtgaTTTAAAATATCTGCCAGATAAGCCAaacatagattttatttaaaaataaaaaacttatttttaaaaatcagacttcTGAAAGCCAGACATTCTACATGGTAGACAAGCTCCTTGTAATATGACCTCATTTCATGACgaaatctttttaaattcaatgAAAAGAGCCCTGCTCCTGATTGCTTCTGATGTCTATTTTGACTGTTGATTTTCCGTATTGTTGGAAACATCTATTGCCAGAGCATGCCTATGTAAAGCATCACGAATGATAGGAATTTGGGAGCTTTCTTCATCACTAAAGTATCAAAACCAGATGTATCATTAAACATCACAGAAGCTCCATCTGAGCAGAGTGTGAAGATTTTCTCTACaaagtttagttt
The Camelus ferus isolate YT-003-E chromosome 20, BCGSAC_Cfer_1.0, whole genome shotgun sequence genome window above contains:
- the LOC102511804 gene encoding olfactory receptor 11A1, yielding MEIVSIGNQTITEFVLLGFYDVAELSLPFFIVFTLTYASIIAGNMLIIVAVVSSERLHTPMYFFLANLSFLEILYTSTVVPKMLEGFLQEAAISVAGCLLQFFIFGSLATAECFLLAVMAYDRYLAICYPLRYPLLMGPKWCLGLVVIAWLSGFMVDGLVVALMAQLRFCGLNHIDHFYCDFMPLMSLACSDPSAAQMTTFILSVVCLTVPFGLTLTSYARIVLAVLRVPAGASRRKAFSTCSSHLAVVSTFYGTLMVLYIAPSAVHSQLLSKVFALLYTVVTPLFNPVIYTLRNKEVHQALRRLLCIK
- the LOC106731176 gene encoding olfactory receptor 6F1 → MERASRTLVTDFVFVRFSNSPRVQLLFFSLFLLIHLSSLVGSALIVHTAAVDGRLHTPMYLFICNLSLVELWYTTVTVPKMPANSLNSQGVISGLSHISQYYFFSLATAELFILTTMAFDVALPSANHSSTHCCSALRLGVLWLGLLAYTYAIQTVGYAFSTVTILEALVFTMASYAPVLTTIPAMASAAARRKAFYTCAAHLSVVTINFSTLTSKQQINWLYEELFPLESQICLETQVLGDLKETPNRRVPSSRGIHYVEKGENMQDIKYHLPFSLVISLNRKTSFRQYLLGNAKEPLRREEPRTFKLQRDSRV